A single window of Synechococcus sp. C9 DNA harbors:
- a CDS encoding metal ABC transporter substrate-binding protein, translating into MRVWWVWGLGLLVWGCQGTSPPPQAQEKVILTTFTVLADMTRNVAGEQVRVESITKPGAEIHGYEPTPMDIAQAQNASLILENGLGLERWAERFYSNLRDVPRVTVSQGITPIPIRSGAYQTQPNPHAWMSPKLALIYVENIRQALVEFDPSNEAIYTQNARQYQQKIQQLDQKLRQSLSVIPTSQRVLVSCEGAFSYLARDYQLQEIYLWPINAEQQGTPQQIRRTIEQVRASKVPAVFCESTVNDQAQRQVAREAKVSFGGIFYVDSLTPPGGAAPTYLHLLEHNINTLMQGLQNQANSRS; encoded by the coding sequence ATGCGGGTTTGGTGGGTTTGGGGGTTGGGACTGCTGGTCTGGGGGTGTCAGGGGACTTCGCCGCCGCCCCAGGCGCAGGAAAAGGTGATTTTAACTACCTTTACCGTACTGGCGGACATGACCCGGAATGTGGCTGGGGAGCAGGTACGGGTGGAATCCATCACCAAGCCGGGAGCAGAAATTCACGGGTACGAACCCACGCCGATGGACATTGCCCAGGCCCAAAACGCCAGTTTGATTTTAGAAAATGGTCTGGGTTTGGAGCGGTGGGCGGAGCGATTTTACAGCAATTTGCGGGATGTGCCCAGGGTGACGGTGAGCCAGGGGATTACGCCGATTCCCATCCGTTCCGGTGCGTATCAAACCCAACCCAACCCCCATGCTTGGATGTCCCCTAAACTGGCGTTAATTTATGTGGAAAATATCCGCCAAGCTCTGGTAGAATTCGACCCTAGCAATGAAGCTATTTATACTCAAAATGCCCGACAATATCAACAAAAAATTCAACAATTAGACCAAAAATTACGGCAATCTTTGAGCGTCATTCCTACTTCCCAAAGGGTTTTGGTTTCCTGTGAAGGGGCATTTAGTTATTTGGCACGGGATTACCAACTCCAAGAAATTTATCTCTGGCCGATCAATGCGGAACAGCAAGGTACACCCCAACAAATTCGCCGCACGATTGAGCAGGTACGTGCCAGTAAGGTACCGGCGGTGTTTTGTGAAAGTACCGTGAATGACCAGGCGCAAAGGCAGGTTGCCCGGGAAGCAAAAGTGTCATTTGGAGGGATTTTTTATGTGGATTCCCTAACCCCACCAGGGGGTGCTGCCCCCACCTACTTGCACCTTTTGGAACACAACATCAATACCCTCATGCAAGGGTTACAAAATCAAGCTAATTCCAGGAGTTAA
- a CDS encoding cation-transporting P-type ATPase codes for MPQFHRPIWTLTIEEVYESLGTTAKGLSQNEAQQRLKKFGANELPEPVQRPLWLRFTDQLTHFMALLLWVAGILAFISHTPELGWAIWAVIWINAIFSFSQEFQAEKALSALKKVLPMQVKVYRDGELKQIPARELVRGDVIQLEEGDRIPADARLISAESFYLDVSVMTGESLPVARNPYPVRLRATVPMRGGKTILRPGEQPMQEKVNPSEIANLVLAGSTVVAGRGVAVVYATGAETEFGQVAHLTTAVKREPSTLEIQVAQIVRLITAIALGMGATVFALSYSLIGMNVMESFIFAIGIIVANVPEGLLPTVTLALALGVKRMVRRNALVRKLSAVETLSATTVICTDKTGTLTKNEMTVRYLWLPTELTPSANALTNGLIEVTGAGYDPSSGTVPIPADSETAWKAQVLLIGSALCSNAKLVHLNSPSRWQEIGDPTEAALLVAAEKAGLNLEALQQQYPRLRELPFDSRRLMMTVVVHWQGSELWSSPSPHLAFTKGAPLEVLKHCHWILRDGKPQELTHDDWDEVVRANDDLARQGFRVLGLAARQGGQELLDLKAQDLEQDLIFIGLVAMFDPPRDEVPKAVAQCHQAGIKVTMVTGDYGLTAEAIARQIGLVSDKVRVVTGEDMGHLSDAQLKQVLKYRHGLVFARMSPEHKLRLVQAYKDIGEIVAVTGDGVNDAPALRAANIGIAMGQNGTDVAREAADIVLTDDNFATIVVAIEQGRAIYQNIRKFMTYILASNVPEIVPFLAMVAFKIPPALTILQILAVDLGTDMVPALALGAETPEPGMMNRPPRAKQEFLLNAPVIIRAYLFLGVIEAVLSMLGFFIVWWSYGYSLADLQQVTPMIVNHTADPAVTGIYRQATTMTLAAIVACQVGNLFVCRSSWGSIFRQSLSNNSLIWLGITVECVALFAFIDFAPFRQVFGTAPLANWHWLLLLACPVILITAEELRKLLLRHRRRGSVHSNHRL; via the coding sequence ATGCCGCAATTCCACCGACCCATATGGACTTTGACAATTGAAGAGGTCTATGAATCTTTAGGCACTACTGCCAAGGGATTATCCCAAAATGAAGCCCAACAGAGATTAAAAAAATTTGGTGCAAACGAATTACCTGAACCGGTGCAACGTCCTTTGTGGCTGAGGTTTACCGATCAATTGACGCATTTTATGGCTCTGTTACTGTGGGTAGCAGGGATTCTGGCATTTATCTCGCATACACCTGAATTGGGCTGGGCCATTTGGGCGGTCATTTGGATTAATGCGATCTTCAGCTTTTCGCAAGAGTTTCAAGCGGAGAAAGCCCTATCGGCGTTGAAAAAAGTCTTACCGATGCAGGTGAAAGTTTATCGAGACGGCGAACTCAAGCAAATTCCCGCCAGAGAACTGGTGCGTGGCGATGTCATCCAATTGGAGGAAGGCGATCGCATTCCCGCAGATGCACGGTTAATCTCCGCCGAAAGTTTCTATCTCGATGTATCCGTGATGACAGGGGAATCGTTACCCGTGGCACGAAATCCTTACCCTGTGCGTCTGCGAGCAACTGTTCCCATGCGTGGCGGTAAAACGATACTGCGTCCAGGCGAACAACCGATGCAGGAAAAAGTCAATCCATCGGAAATTGCCAATCTGGTGTTGGCAGGTTCGACGGTCGTCGCAGGGAGAGGCGTGGCGGTGGTCTATGCCACGGGTGCGGAAACTGAGTTTGGACAGGTGGCGCATTTAACGACGGCCGTCAAGCGTGAACCCAGTACCTTAGAAATCCAAGTGGCGCAGATTGTGCGTCTGATTACGGCGATCGCCCTGGGTATGGGTGCCACGGTATTTGCCCTGAGCTACTCGCTGATTGGCATGAATGTGATGGAGAGCTTTATTTTTGCGATTGGGATTATTGTGGCGAATGTCCCTGAAGGTTTATTGCCAACCGTCACCCTAGCGCTGGCTCTCGGTGTCAAGAGAATGGTGCGACGTAATGCCTTAGTGCGGAAACTTTCGGCAGTGGAAACCCTGAGCGCAACTACGGTAATTTGCACTGACAAGACTGGCACATTAACTAAAAATGAAATGACCGTGCGCTATCTGTGGCTCCCTACCGAACTAACGCCATCGGCTAATGCGCTCACCAACGGGTTAATTGAAGTGACAGGCGCAGGTTACGATCCGAGTAGTGGCACAGTGCCGATTCCTGCCGATTCGGAAACCGCATGGAAAGCCCAAGTTTTACTAATTGGTTCAGCGCTTTGTTCAAATGCTAAATTAGTGCATCTGAATTCTCCAAGTCGTTGGCAAGAAATTGGCGATCCCACTGAGGCGGCGCTCTTAGTGGCGGCAGAAAAAGCAGGATTGAATTTAGAAGCTCTTCAACAGCAATATCCCCGCTTGCGGGAACTTCCCTTTGACTCGCGTCGCTTAATGATGACCGTGGTTGTGCATTGGCAAGGTTCGGAATTATGGTCAAGTCCATCCCCGCATCTGGCTTTTACGAAGGGGGCACCCTTAGAAGTTCTTAAACACTGCCATTGGATTTTACGTGATGGCAAACCTCAGGAGTTAACCCATGACGATTGGGATGAAGTCGTCAGGGCTAATGATGACTTGGCAAGACAAGGATTTCGGGTGTTAGGGCTTGCCGCGCGTCAGGGCGGACAGGAACTGCTCGATCTTAAGGCTCAGGATTTAGAACAGGATTTGATCTTTATTGGCTTGGTCGCCATGTTCGATCCACCCCGTGACGAAGTACCCAAGGCGGTCGCCCAATGTCATCAAGCGGGGATCAAAGTGACAATGGTGACGGGTGACTATGGACTAACCGCCGAAGCGATTGCCCGTCAGATTGGACTCGTCAGCGATAAAGTGCGGGTGGTCACGGGTGAAGACATGGGACATCTCTCGGACGCGCAACTCAAGCAAGTGCTGAAATATCGTCATGGCTTAGTATTTGCGCGGATGTCACCTGAGCATAAATTGCGATTGGTACAGGCATATAAAGATATTGGCGAAATTGTGGCGGTGACAGGGGATGGGGTGAATGATGCTCCCGCCTTACGGGCTGCGAATATTGGCATTGCGATGGGGCAGAATGGCACGGATGTGGCTCGGGAAGCGGCGGATATTGTGTTAACCGATGACAACTTTGCGACGATTGTAGTGGCGATTGAGCAGGGTCGGGCAATTTATCAGAATATTCGCAAGTTCATGACCTATATTCTTGCCTCAAATGTGCCGGAAATTGTGCCATTTTTAGCCATGGTCGCTTTCAAGATTCCGCCTGCGCTCACGATTTTACAAATTCTAGCGGTGGATTTAGGTACTGATATGGTTCCCGCCCTGGCCTTAGGAGCGGAAACACCCGAACCAGGAATGATGAATCGTCCACCCCGTGCGAAACAGGAATTTCTGCTCAATGCTCCCGTAATCATCCGCGCCTATCTATTTCTAGGTGTAATTGAGGCAGTTCTCTCAATGTTGGGATTCTTTATTGTTTGGTGGAGCTATGGCTACTCGCTGGCAGATTTGCAACAAGTGACACCGATGATTGTCAACCATACTGCCGATCCCGCAGTGACAGGCATCTATCGCCAAGCAACGACTATGACGCTAGCGGCGATCGTGGCTTGTCAAGTTGGTAATTTATTCGTTTGCCGTTCGTCGTGGGGTTCTATCTTCCGTCAGTCTTTGTCAAACAACAGTTTGATCTGGTTAGGAATCACGGTTGAATGTGTGGCTCTCTTCGCCTTCATCGACTTCGCTCCCTTTAGACAAGTATTCGGAACTGCCCCGTTAGCCAATTGGCATTGGTTGCTGTTGCTGGCTTGTCCAGTAATTTTGATCACTGCCGAAGAGCTTCGCAAGCTATTACTTCGTCATCGCAGACGAGGCAGTGTTCATTCAAACCACCGACTCTAA
- a CDS encoding metal ABC transporter ATP-binding protein, with amino-acid sequence MRQTPSIALENVTVTYHDQVALHGINLALPPGTIVGLVGMNGSGKSTLFKTIMGFMTPKTGRVWIEGLPIHQAQKKGWVAYIPQSEQVDWQFPVSVQDVVMMGRYGYMNWLRIPRPIDQRMVEMSLRQVDMLPLKDRQIGELSGGQKKRAFLARALAQQAHILLLDEPFNGVDMKTEREIIQLLMGLRDAGHTILVSSHDLSGISTFCDQVILINQTILAYGATQEVFTPENLSRTFGVTFPEIIS; translated from the coding sequence ATGCGTCAAACCCCAAGTATTGCTTTAGAAAATGTTACTGTTACCTATCACGATCAGGTGGCATTACACGGGATTAATTTAGCGCTACCACCGGGAACCATTGTGGGTTTGGTAGGCATGAATGGCAGTGGCAAATCCACGCTGTTTAAGACGATTATGGGCTTTATGACACCAAAAACCGGGCGGGTGTGGATTGAGGGGTTGCCCATTCATCAAGCACAAAAAAAGGGGTGGGTGGCGTACATTCCCCAAAGCGAACAGGTGGATTGGCAATTTCCGGTGAGTGTGCAGGATGTGGTGATGATGGGTCGCTACGGCTATATGAATTGGTTGCGAATTCCTCGCCCGATTGACCAGCGCATGGTGGAAATGAGCCTGCGACAAGTGGATATGTTACCCCTGAAAGACCGGCAGATTGGGGAACTGTCAGGAGGACAAAAAAAACGGGCTTTTCTGGCAAGAGCTTTGGCTCAACAGGCGCATATTTTACTGCTCGATGAACCCTTTAATGGGGTGGATATGAAAACGGAACGGGAAATCATTCAATTACTGATGGGGTTACGGGATGCGGGGCATACGATTTTGGTTTCGAGTCACGATTTAAGTGGAATTTCCACCTTTTGTGACCAAGTTATTTTGATCAACCAAACTATTTTGGCTTACGGCGCGACGCAAGAAGTGTTTACCCCCGAAAATCTCAGCCGCACCTTTGGGGTCACATTTCCAGAGATTATTTCCTAG
- a CDS encoding metal ABC transporter permease has protein sequence MWDWLIAPLQYEFMVKALLVSGFVGVVCGVLSCYMTLKGWALMGDAVAHAVTPGVVLAYVLNLPLAVGALIFGVGSVWLMGWIHKQTRIREDAVMGVVFTGLFALGLVLISKTPSNVDFLHILFGNVLGIPTSEMVQTLVIGGLTLGILLVFKNDLLLFCFDPTHARSIGINITGLHYLLLTLLSLTIVVALQTVGIVLVVAMLITPGATAYLLTDRFDRMLILAVLSGLGASGLGTYLSYYLDASTGGCIVLVQTLLFLLAMVWAPKYGWLRRGQRPG, from the coding sequence ATGTGGGATTGGTTGATAGCACCCTTGCAGTATGAATTTATGGTCAAAGCCCTGTTGGTTAGTGGTTTTGTCGGGGTGGTGTGTGGGGTTTTGTCCTGCTATATGACCCTCAAGGGTTGGGCGTTGATGGGGGATGCGGTTGCCCATGCGGTGACCCCTGGGGTGGTTTTAGCCTATGTCTTGAATCTGCCTTTGGCGGTGGGGGCGTTGATTTTTGGGGTGGGTTCCGTGTGGTTGATGGGGTGGATTCACAAGCAAACCCGGATTCGGGAAGATGCGGTGATGGGTGTGGTGTTTACGGGATTGTTTGCTTTGGGTTTAGTTTTAATTTCTAAAACCCCAAGTAATGTGGATTTTTTGCATATTTTATTTGGCAATGTGCTGGGCATTCCCACTTCAGAAATGGTGCAAACCTTGGTAATTGGCGGGTTGACTTTAGGGATACTTTTGGTGTTTAAGAATGATTTGCTTTTGTTTTGTTTTGACCCCACCCACGCCCGTTCGATTGGGATCAATATTACGGGGTTACATTATTTACTACTAACGCTGTTATCCCTAACCATTGTGGTGGCATTGCAGACGGTGGGAATTGTGCTGGTGGTGGCGATGTTGATTACGCCGGGGGCGACGGCTTATTTGCTCACGGATCGCTTTGACCGGATGTTAATCCTGGCGGTGCTTTCCGGGCTAGGGGCAAGTGGGTTGGGGACTTATTTGAGCTATTATCTGGATGCTTCGACGGGGGGCTGTATTGTATTAGTACAAACGCTGTTGTTTCTCCTGGCGATGGTCTGGGCACCCAAGTATGGCTGGCTCCGGCGGGGGCAACGCCCGGGTTAA